DNA sequence from the Virgibacillus proomii genome:
TCTATCTATATATTTGAACGAACTCATTATTTATCATATGTAGATGACATTTACCAAAAAATACTGAAACCAAAAACACAAAATGGGAGGAAAAGAAGCATATGGACGTTGTAATATTATCGCGGCTTCAATTCGCATCTACAACTATTTTTCACTTTATTTTTGTTCCTTTATCTATTGGTTTAGCTTTTATCATTGCGATTATGGAGACTTTATATGTAGTAAAAGGGAAAGAACAATACAGAAAAATGGCGAAGTTCTGGGGACATTTTTTCTTAATTAACTTTGCCGTTGGTGTTGTAACCGGGATATTGCAAGAATTCCAATTTGGTATGAACTGGTCAAATTATTCCAGATTTGTTGGTGACGTATTTGGAGCACCACTTGCAGTAGAAGCTTTACTAGCCTTTTTTATGGAATCAACCTTTATTGGGCTTTGGATTTTTGGCTGGAATCGCTTATCTAAAAAAGTTCATCTTTTATGTATATGGCTTGTTTCGATCGGAACGATTATTTCCGCATTTTGGATATTAGTAGCAAACTCATTTATGCAATATCCGGTCGGCTTTGAAATAAATGGCGGCCGTGCTGAAATGAATGATTTTTTTGAGTTGATAACAAGCGGTCAAGTTTGGGTAGAATTTCCACATACTGTTTTCGGTTCATTTGCAACTGGAGCATTTTTAATTACTGGAATTAGTGCATGGAAACTTTTGAAAAAACAGGATACTGCATTTTTTAAAAAGTCGTTTCATATTGCTTTAGTCATTGCCATTATTTCCGGACTTGGTGTTGCCTTTACCGGACATGCGCAATCACAGTTTCTTGTTAAAACACAGCCAATGAAAATGGCTGCTGCTGAAGGTCTTTGGGAAGACAGCGGGGATCCGGCAGCATGGACGTTATTCGCTAATATTGATACGGATAATAAGGAAAATTCATTTGAAGTTAATATTCCATATATCCTAAGTTATCTATCCTATAGCGAATTTAGCGGAAGTGTGGAAGGAATGAAATCCATTCAAGCTAAATACGAAGAATTATATGGAGAAGGTAATTATATTCCTCCTGTAAAAACAACATTTTGGAGCTTCCGAATTATGGTATTTACCGGCGGTATTATGATCTTATTAGGTCTATACGGTGCCATCCTTGCTAAACGGAAAAAGTTAGAACAAAGCAGCAAGTATTTAAAAGTTATGATGGCAGCCATTTCCCTACCTTTTATTGGTAGCACCGCCGGCTGGATAATGACAGAAATTGGACGTCAGCCTTGGGTTGTATTTGGATTTATGCAAACACAAGATGCTGTTTCACCGAATGTCACTGCAGGACAAGTACTATTTTCCTTAATAGCCTTTAGTACGATCTATTTAATCCTCGCGATTGTGATGGCTTACTTATTTATTAGGGTAGCTAAGAAAGGACCTGTTGAAAAACAAAAAGATGTTAAATTAACCACAGATCCTTTTGGAGAGAAAGGGTATGGTTCATATGTTAAATGAGGTATGGTTTATCTTAATTGCAGTATTATTTGTCGGATTTTTATTCCTAGAAGGATTTGATTTTGGTGTTGGTATGGCAATGCGATTTGTCGCTAAAACTCCTGGTGAACGACGAGTATTAATTAACACCATTGGACCGGTCTGGGACGGTAATGAGGTCTGGTTAATCACTGCAGGCGGAGCGATGTTTGCTGCCTTTCCAAATTGGTATGCAACACTATTTAGCGGCTTATACTTACCCTTAGTAATCATGCTATTACTATTGATAGGGCGTGGTGTCGCCTTTGAATTCAGAAGTAAGCTGAAAAACCAGAAATGGAGAAACACATGGGATTGGACAATCTTTATAAGCAGTTTATTAAACCCGTTTTTATGGGGAGTTGTTTTTGCAGCATTTCTCATGGGATTGCCAATTGATAGTGAAATGAATATTTATGCTTCTATTTCTCATTATATTACGCCTTATACATTAATAGGCGGAGTTGCTATTACCCTACTTTGTTTTTTACATGGATTATATTTTATCACGCTTAAAACTACTGGTGATTTACAATCAAGAGCTCGCGAACTGGCAAAGAAAATTGTTGTTGCTGTTGGTATCAGCTTAATTGTTTTTGTAATAGCTTCTTATTTTCATACAGATATCTTTACCGTTAGAGGAACTATTTTAGTACCTATTTATGCACTTGTCGTTGTTGCCGTTGTGTTAGCTGGCATGTTTACAAGAAAACAGCGTGACGGCTGGGCCTTTACAATGACTGGAATTACAATTGCCTTAACCGTTATATCCGTATTTGTCGGTCTATTTCCAAGAGTTATGGTAAGTAGCATCGATTCTGCGTTCAACCTTACTATTTATAATGCTGCCTCTGGACCATATTCGTTAAAAGTAATGACAATTGTTGCAGTTACCTTAATACCTTTTGTACTAGGCTATCAAATTTGGAGTTACTATGTATTCCGTAAACGCATTAGTGAAGAGGAGCATTTAGAGTATTAATGAATAAAATGATGAGAAATAATTTGTTAGCATATAAAGGGATTAAGCTGACATTGGGAATTGTCATTATACTCACCCTGCTGGAGGCAACAGCTATTATCTTTCAAGCAAAATGGTTAGGAGAATGGCTGTACCGATTATTTAATGGTCAATTAGTTTCTCAAACATGGGAGATCGGTATTCTATTTCTTGTTGCTTTTCTTACTAGATATTTAGTGGTAATGATCAAGGAAAAAGTCACCTATCAATTTGCAGAAAAAACACGTGTAGCCAAAAGAAAGCAATTAATGGCCAAGCTATTTGAGCTTGGCCCAAGCTACACCAATAAAGAAGGTACTGCGAAATTAGTTAACTTGGCAATGGAAGGTGGAACCCAATTACGCACTTATTTAGAATTAATCATCCCTAAAATGGTAGCTGCTTGTCTTATTCCGCCAATGATACTTATTTTCGTTTTTTTTCAAGATAAAATATCAAGCGTTATTTTATTTTTAACAGTACCTATCACCATCGCTTTTATGATTTTATTAGGATTAGCTGCAAATAAGAAAATGGAAAGACAATGGCAATCCTATCATCTGCTATCGAATCATTTTGTTGATTCCCTGCGCGGCTTGGAAACATTAAAATACCTTGGTAGAAGTAAAGAGCACGGTTATACCATTGATAAGGTAAGTAATGAATACCGAAAAACAACACTTGGAACATTACGGATTGCGTTTTTATCTTCATTCGCTCTTGATTTTTTCACTATGCTCTCCGTAGCATCCGTTGCCGTTGGCTTAGGTTTACGGTTAATTGATGGAAATATTTTACTAGATGTCGCTTTAATCGTATTAATTCTAGCACCAGAGTTCTTTCTGCCAATTAAAGAAGTCGGAGCTGACTATCATGCTACATTAAATGGGCAAGAAGCCGCTAAGGCAATGGAAGCCATTTTAGCTGAACCGTCTCCTGTAAAGATTCCAGTAGCGAAAGGCTCCATCACATGGTCATCTGATAGTACATTAAAACTATCGTCGGTTAATTATTGTCATGATAAGGACTCTTTTAATGCCTTGACAAATGTTTCTTTTCAGGTTAAAGGGTTTGAAAAAATCGGTATTGTTGGTGCCAGTGGGGCAGGAAAATCTACACTCATTGATATTTTAGGAGGATTTTTAACTCCAGATCAAGGAACGTTTCGAATTCATAATCAAATTCTAAATTCATTAAACGTCGATGCTTGGCAAAATCAAATTACGTATATTCCTCAGCGCCCATATATTTTTAATCGTTCAATTGCAGATAATATCCGCTTTTATCAGCCAGAGGCTTCAGATGAAGAGGTAAAAACTGCAGCAAAGGCTGCTGGTTTAGAAGAATTATTACATTTATTTCCACTTGGACTTAACCAGGAAATAGGTAATGGGGGCCGTTCTATAAGTGGCGGACAAGAGCAAAGAGTGGCATTAGCCCGAGCCTTTTTAGGAAACCGTCCTATTCTTTTGCTTGATGAACCTACAGCACACTTAGATATTGAAACCGAGTATGAATTAAAAAAGACGATGTCGAAATTATTTACCGGTAAATTGGTCTTTTTTGCAACGCATCGTTTACATTGGATGGAGCAGATGGATCAGATCATCGTTTTAAAAGATGGTGTCATTGTGGAAGCCGGTACACCACAGCAACTGATGGTGCATAAAGGCGAATACTATGCACTCGTTCGGTCACAATTGGAGGGAGTACAATGAAGACGTGGTTGATCCCTTATGTCAAATTACATTACAAAGGATTATTAATCAGTATATTATTAGGACTATTAGCTCTAGCCTCGGGAGCAGCCTTGATGTTTACATCTGGGTATCTTATTTCAAAGTCTGCTTTAAGACCGGAAAATATTCTTATGGTTTATATTCCAGTTGTGGCAGTCCGAACATTTGGTATCGCTCGAGCCGTATTACACTATCTTTCCCGGCTAACGAGTCACGATACGATTCTTCGTGTATTATCCAGTATGCGAAGTCGTCTCTATCGATTACTTGAGCCACAAGCTGCGTTTATTCAATCTCGATTTCAAACAGGAAAAATACTTGGTGTGTTGTCTGACGATATCGATCATTTACAAGATGTATTTTTAAGAACCATCCTGCCAAGTGTTACAGCTTTAGGAATGTATGGCGTTGCTATTCTTTGTTTAGGTTGGTTTGACTGGGTATTTGCGGCCATGATGGCAGTATATCTCTTTTTTATCGTCATTTTCATTCCAATTATATCCCTGTGGTTTAGCCGAAAGAAGACGAAAAAAATAAAAAATGGTCGGCATGCTCAATATCAAATGCTAACAGACGGCTTACTAGGTATTAAAGATTGGATGATTGCCGGCAAACCAACAGATTTTATGAAGGATGATAATAATAAAGACCAAATGGTAGCGAATATGGAACAATCAATCAGAAATCAACGTAGCTACCGAGATTTTATTAACCAACTGATCATTGGAGCAATGGTTATTTCCATGGTTTCCTGGTCTAGTTCCATGGTACATGAAGGAGGAATGCATGTTACGCTAATCGCTGCTTTTGTACTTGTTACGTTATCTGTTTCCGAAGCTTTTTTGCCAGTAGCAGGTGCCGTGGAACAAATACCAGAATACCATGAATCCATTGCCAGATTAGATAGTATTAATGAAGATGAGAAAACGGACAAAGAAGGTTTGAATCATCTATTTATTCCATCAACCGCAGAGATTAAACTAAGCAATGTTTTCTTTAAATATCCAGGCGTTGATGACTGGGTTTTAGAACAAATCTCCATGGATATACCACAAGGAAGAAGAATAGCCTTGTTAGGAAAGAGCGGCGCTGGTAAATCGAGCATAGCTCAATTAATTTGTGGTTCTTATTCCCCAACGAAAGGAACGGTTACGATTAATGGAAGTGACGCCACTCTATTTGGAGATTCCTTATTTGAATTTGTTTCGATTTTAAATCAACGTCCTCATCTATTTAACACAACGATTGCCAATAATCTTCGTTTAGGGAATCAACAAGCAACCGATCAGGAAATTATTGAAGTTGCAAAAAAAGTCCAGTTACATGACTATATTATGAGTTTACCTAACGGCTACAATACACAAATGGAGGAATCGGGACAAATTTTCAGCGGTGGACAACAACAACGAATTGCTTTAGCAAGAATTTTGTTAAAAGGTTCCCCAGTAATTATTCTGGACGAACCGACTGTAGGTTTAGATCCTAAAACAGAATCGGATCTATTAAAAACAATTTTCTCCACACTTGAAGACAAAACATTAATCTGGATCACACATCATCTAGCAGGAATAAAGCATATGGATGAAGTGATCTTTTTAGAAAATGGAAAAATTGAGCTACAAGGTTCGCATCAAGAGTTATTAAACACGTCACAACGATATCGGGATTTATATTATTTAGATGTGCCGCCATCGATACGGAAAATGGTGCATATGTAGTAAAAACCTTCAGTCAAGTGAAGTGACTGAGGGTTTTTATTTGCACTATAAGAAAGTATAAAACTTTAGGCTTTATCCCGCATGTAAGGTCCCGTAAGTTTCCTACTTCAAGTCCTGAGTTCGTACAAAGGGTCTAAGGAGAAAACGGACCTAAATGCCCGATTGGTTCAAGGGCCTTTAGGTCATACCCTTGTGGTACTAACATTCCGTGTAAAAAGCATTCTACGGAATGAAGTTTCACTTTATCGTATAAGAAAAACGATTGCTTTCGCCATAAAGACTTGGCGACAAGCCAAGTTTTTCTAATGATGAACAGCAAGCCGCGTTAAATCTAAGTCTCATATCAGAAAAGTAATCCAAAAATTAGACAGTTTGTTATTCCATAACAAACTTTTTAATTCTTTACCTTTCTGGATTAGAAATCTTAATATAACTAATTTGACTTTGATTCATAAATCGTATTGGAGCAACACTTGTACCAAGACCGCTATCTATATAAAGATATTGACTATTATCAATTTTGTAAGTTCCTTTTTCAAATTTAGGAAAAAAGCCTTGATCCGGAGCTACTAATGCGCCAATAAACGGGAGTCTAACTTGGCCGCCATGTGTATGACCACTTAAAATCAAGTCTGCCGAAACCTCGCTATCATTTTCTATTATGTCGGGTGTATGGGAAAGCAGTACCGTATATCGCTTATCATTTATCCCATTAAATGCTTCATTCACATTTTCATGATTTGTTGAAGCATCATCAATTCCAACAAGATTAAGTGTAACCCCATCCACTGTCAGTTGGCTGTTCTTGTTATTTAAAACCGTTACCTTTCGTTCTTTAAGACCTGCTAAAAGTTCTTCCCTCTTTGGGTTATCCCATTCATGGTTACCTGTGACAAAAAAGACATGCTTATGCATCGAGGTAATTTTATCGATAAGAGAAAACATATGCTTCAAATTATCTGTACTTCTATCTACCAAGTCACCTGTAATTACGATGATGTCCGCATTTAATTTTTCAATCGTTTTCATTAGCTTTTCATTGTTATCCCCAAATACTTTATTATGTACATCACTGATCTGTAAAATGCTGATTGCCGAACCCTCCGGTATCTTTCCGCTATGAAACTGGACTTTATTTACTTTAAACATATTTGTATCCATAAATGTTTTAATACATAGAGAAAGGATGAATAGGATAGCAAAAGTAATCATCAACTTTTTCTTTGTTATATAGCGTCTATTAGATAGTTGGTTTTCTTTCATTTGTTGTAGATTTGACAAGAATGTTTCACCCTCCTTTCCGAGCTACGCTTGTCACTATCTTGAGCTATTCGCCTGCTGTTTCGTTCTATTAAAACAGAAAGGAATTTATTTCATTCAATCATGTTCTTTAACTTCTAAAAACGTGTTAAAATCACAGCTTCTACCATCCACCCTATGCTGGAATTAACTATCTGTTACTTTTATTTCGTGCTTCCATAATACAGAGATATACCATTTTTCCCTTTCCAATCAAGCAACTGTGAAACGGTGATAAATTGATAACCTGCTTGTTTTAATGTTTTTAACAGTTTTGGTAATGCATCTGCTGTTGTGGAGTGGATATCATGCAAAAGTACAATTGCTCCAGGAGTTATTTCATTTTGTACAATTTTTTGGATAGCCGATCCATTCCTATTCTTCCAATCTAGTGAATCAACAGACCAAAGTATAATAGATTGATTGTTTTCTTTTGCATACTTTATCACATTATCATTATAAATTCCATAAGGTGGGCGGATAAGACTCGGGCTAACACCAGTCACCTCTTTTATCTTTTCATTCGTATAATCCAGCTCCTTTTTTATGTTAACATCGCTCATTTTGGATAAATTAGGATGACTTTTAGTATGATTTCCAATTTCATGTCCTTCTTCTACCACCTTTCTTGCAAGGTCAGGGTAATAATCTACTTGATTTCCTAACATGAAAAAGGTTGCCTTTGCATCGTATTCTTTCAAAGTTTTCAAGATTTTTGGAGTTCCTTGTGGACTTGGCCCATCATCAAATGTCAATGCAACATATTTTCCATTCGTAAGCAATTTTCTATGCTCTTTTTGAATGATTTTTTTCTTTTCTACTTGTTGCTCTTTCGACATTCGTAAATAAGAATCCATATGATCCTGCAAAAAAACATATAATTTTTTAATTGGAATGTTGACTTCAACCGTTTCAGCAAATCCTTCTGTTATTGCATACTTATCCCAGTATAATGTTAAACCCTTTCGATCAATAGACCATTGCCAATCATCCGGTTCTTGCAGCGTTTCATATGTTTGCTTTTTATTCAGATATGGCTGCAATTCTTTATTCTCCTGCAATTCTTCCCAGATAATTTCTTTTATTTTGTCAAGATTTTTCTTATCAAGATGCAATACGTCATTAATGGTTAGAAATTGTTCTTTTTTTACATCAAAATTAAAAACTTTTACCATTTCCTGTTCATTTTTATCTCCATGAATAGCATATGTTCGAAAAACTAAACTATAAAAGTCATTCGTAATACGATTGGTTTCTAATTGAATGTTTAAATGAGCCACTCCTTGTGTTTTTTCATTTATGTTAATGGTTTTTAAAAATAATTCTTTTTGTCTTTTTATCCATTTATTAATAGAAGCGTTAATTTGTTTACTTTTTGTCTCTGGATTGCTAATTGAATAAGTATATGTATCTGTTTCTTTTGAAAAAGTTTTTAGCTGAATATCTGGGTATTTACTATTGCTTTCGTTCTCTTCAACTTTCTCAGCTTGTATATTATCTTTCTTATTTACTAGTTTATTAGGAGATGTTATTAATTTATTAATTCCTGAACTAAGTAGAAGAATTAATAAAACTAACAGAATCCATCCTGGTAGCTTAATACGTTTAATCACTTCAATTCTTCCTTCCCATAGTATTAGAAAAACTGTCGCCAAGTCTTTAGCAAAAGCTGTAGTTTTTCCTATACTATAAACCATAAAATTTTATACTTTCCTATATAATAAAAAAGTAGCGAACACTTTTTTATTATATACAAATACCCCTTATATTACAAATCCATTACAAATACATTGCATTTATTTCATCAATGTTTCAAAAAATGATTAATAGAACTAGCTTTCCACTTTGCATAAATGGTCGTCTTTAAATTTTTTCTCTCGTATATTATCAGTAATGAAGGAAGCAACGCTTTTAAAAAAACTGGGAACCTTATTATTACAGAAAGGGCAATCACTGTAATAACAAGGTTCCCAACCAACTTTTAATTCTTACTTTCTATTCTCGTAGAACATTTTCAAGTTCTAAGTATACGTGCAACGAGGAAATTGTACGCTAGCCTCGTTTTCTTTATTAGCTTGTTTATCCGTTCCTTGGAAAAAAACAATTTTCCCGCGGGAATATGGATCTCAAGGAAGCCGTGCTCATGTATTTACACTCATACACTCTAGCTACTCGAATTTTTGCCGCATCGAACTTCGATGCATAGGCTGTGTTAGTTCGGCGCCTGCAACCAAGGATGTTGCGAAATTAGCTGACCGCGATCCTTTTCCCCCTTTTGGAGCACATACTACTAGTTTTCGACCTCATAACTTTTTTAAAGCCTCTTCAATCGGTGTTGTACCTGATACGATTTGAAATTCTTTACCAATTGTCGAACTATCCTCTAAACAGCCAAAAATGACTCTAGCGACATCCTCTCGTGGAATCTCTCCTCGTTCGACTTCAGATGCAGCTTCTATACGTCCTGTTCCCGCTTCGTTCGTTAATACTCCGGGATGAACAATTGTATAGTTTAAATTTGTTCGTCTCAACCACTCATCAGCATAGTGCTTTGCTACCACATACGGGGCAAATGAGGAAGATGCTGCCTGTATTGCTTCACGTCTTGTATCAAATGAACTAACCATTACAAAACGGTCTACACCAGCCATTTTAGCTGCTTCAATTGTTTTAACAGCACCATCTAAATCAACCATAAGCGTCTTATCTTTTCCCGTATGTGAACCAGACCCTGCAGTAAATACAATGGCGTCAACTCCTTCTGCTGCTTTGGCAATATCCGCAATTTCTCCTTCTAAATCGACCACTGCATTCTCTGCACCTAACTTTTTAAAATAAGCTGCTTGCTCTGGTTTACGAATCATCGCTCTTGCCATATGGTTACCACTATCTTGAATCAGCTGAACGAGATGTTTTCCAATTTGTCCATTTGCTCCCACAACAAGAATTTTCAATATTTCCACCCTTTCACTTTTTTAATTTCTTAGTTACTTCCATCGTAAATAGATTGTATGCATATGTCTACTAATCTGACTACTTCAGGTTATTCAAATCAGAAGAAATTTTTCTAGCAAAATTAAAAATAGTTTGGTGAAAAAAGATGATTATTGTGGTTTCCTAGTTCAATTATTTATGGTGTATTTTTTAACAAGTTATGTATATTTTCTAATACAAGGTCGATTAGTTGTTAAATGAAACATTCCATTTTCTTAAATTGTTTTGGGAATTAAAATGGACATGCTTGATATCTTGATTGCATTTATGCCGTTATCTTGCATAATTGTATGATCTTTGCATATATTAGCAGCTATTAATATTCTCTAATCATTTATGTTAAATAAATGATCCTCCCATACTCTGTCTAATAACTAAAGCTCTTTTAATCATGTAAAAAAGCTACTACATTATCTTTCGCCCATTTTCAAGTTAATTGTCATTCTAATTATTCCTCTTCATCATCAGCTTTTTGAAATAAAACTTCTGGGATTAATTCAAAACCTTCAATGATTGTACTTTCTTCTACTTCAATCATAAGACTCAGTTTCCCATCAAATTGAACCTGCCGAACAAATCTTAGATCCTGTGGACTGATGGAAATATCCGCTACCTTTGTCTTTATTTTAATTGACTTGGAAGTAGGTTTTGGAACAATATTACTCGCTTTCAACTCATATTTTTCATCATCAATCACCGTCTTAAACGCATTTTCTACCTTTTCCGTATCGACATCTTTTACTCCACTGCTTTTTAATACCTTTTCTACATCTTTGTAGTCTAATTTTGGTACTTCTTCTTCATCTTCATTTTCTTCGATAACTTGATAGATTTCATCATACACATTTGAAAGTGTCGATGTATTGATACGTTCGCCGGCTACATTTTTTACGATTTCCTCAAAAACAATTTTATCCTCTTGCGCAGTCATTATTTCTTCCGCATTCAATACTTCTTCAATAAAATGATAATTTAACTCATTTGCTTTACCTGCTGAATAAAGAACGTGATTGACATCCGCAGCATTATCTGTGAAACAAGGGAAGAGAAATCCTGATATGGGAGCTTTCAGGTTGATAATTGGATCTACAACAATATTATATTTAAACTCCTTTTCTACATAATCAAACAACAGTTCTTTTTTTGGATCTTGCGTTTTATTCATACTACATAAAATAAAAGAATGAGAATAAACCGTATCTCGCTCACTTTCTTCCGTTTCTTCATTGCGGCGTTTCATTGGTTTCATATATTCTCCTCGAATAAAAGTTACAACAATATCCATTTCGTATTGCTTATCTTTCAGCATTTTTTCTACAAGCCGAAGCATATAGCTGTTCCATTCTTCCGTATCGTTACTTAATAGACCCTGATGTAAAATGAGCTGGCTATTATCTTCTACATCCCGCCTGAATTTTAATTCAAATAATTTCTCATCCAATTGCCCAGACAGTACCTTTTTAAAGTTAGCCATAAATAGTTCTTTCTGTTCATCTTCCAGCAATTCAAATGGTGTACTTTGATAGTGATATATATCACTCGATTCTTTCATGATATACACATTAGAAATTTCGTTTATTTTTAATAAGTCATTATTTAATTTTAATTGTTTACGAATATTTGCAATGTCTTTCTTATTCAAACTCGTTTCACTCCTATGCTAATTGTCATTGATTGCTATGAAATATGCATCTTCCATCTTATCATAAATGCTATTTGTTATTCCTGCATATGCTATTCATTTTATCCATCACTTAACATTTCCCTTGTAACTAAAAAATCTTACAAACATTAGTTTAACAACATTTGTAAGAAATTTAGATTTAATTATTAGTGACAACGATTGCCACTTTCATATGTATATTTTTGCTGCTTTTATTCTCTTTTTCCTGTTTTATCTTTCACAGC
Encoded proteins:
- a CDS encoding DUF4317 domain-containing protein, with the protein product MNKKDIANIRKQLKLNNDLLKINEISNVYIMKESSDIYHYQSTPFELLEDEQKELFMANFKKVLSGQLDEKLFELKFRRDVEDNSQLILHQGLLSNDTEEWNSYMLRLVEKMLKDKQYEMDIVVTFIRGEYMKPMKRRNEETEESERDTVYSHSFILCSMNKTQDPKKELLFDYVEKEFKYNIVVDPIINLKAPISGFLFPCFTDNAADVNHVLYSAGKANELNYHFIEEVLNAEEIMTAQEDKIVFEEIVKNVAGERINTSTLSNVYDEIYQVIEENEDEEEVPKLDYKDVEKVLKSSGVKDVDTEKVENAFKTVIDDEKYELKASNIVPKPTSKSIKIKTKVADISISPQDLRFVRQVQFDGKLSLMIEVEESTIIEGFELIPEVLFQKADDEEE